A window of Lagopus muta isolate bLagMut1 chromosome 16, bLagMut1 primary, whole genome shotgun sequence contains these coding sequences:
- the TTPAL gene encoding alpha-tocopherol transfer protein-like — protein sequence MSGDSDCTRTSPSAGSLSDTELLPDRPKYVCSLSPDLVTKAREELQEKPEWRLRDVQALRDMVCKDYPSLGTCLEDAFLLRFLRARKFDYDRALQLLVNYHSCRRSWPEVFNNLKPSAIKPVLESGFVTVLPHRDPEGRHIVCIRPDRWTPSNYPITENIRAIYLTLEKLIQSEETQVNGIVILADYKGVSLSKASHFGPFVAKKVIGILQDGFPIRIKAVNIINEPRIFKGIFAIIKPFLKEKIANRFFLHGSDLNSLHQNIPPVILPEEYGGTAGKLDISAWNELLLASEEDFLLDFSQLVLPCDSSPHDMLVSGDADEKQCDDSLRGMKPQLYYCY from the exons ATGTCAGGGGACAGCGACTGCACGAGGACGAGTCCATCCGCGGGGTCTCTGTCAGACACCGAGTTGCTGCCGGATCGGCCGAAGTATGTTTGCTCGCTGTCTCCTGATCTCGTTACCAAAGCCCGGGAGGAGCTCCAAGAGAAACCTGAATGGCGGCTCCGAGACGTGCAGGCGCTCCGAGACATGGTGTGCAAAGACTACCCCTCCCTGGGGACCTGCCTGGAAGATGCCTTTTTGCTCAGGTTCCTCAGAGCCAGGAAATTCGATTACGACCGAGCGCTCCAGCTCCTGGTGAATTACCACAGCTGCCGGAGGAGCTGGCCTGAGGTCTTCAACAACTTGAAGCCTTCTGCAATAAAGCCTGTCCTGGAGTCTGGTTTTGTCACTGTGCTGCCCCACCGGGACCCAGAGGGACGCCACATTGTCTGCATCCGTCCAG ACAGATGGACACCCAGTAATTATCCGATTACTGAGAACATTCGTGCCATATACTTAACGTTAGAAAAACTCATTCAGTCCGAAGAGACCCAGGTGAATGGAATTGTAATCCTGGCAGACTACAAAGGAGTCAGCTTATCTAAGGCGTCTCATTTTGGTCCTTTTGTAGCCAAAAAAGTGATTGGAATTCTTCAG GATGGATTTCCCATTCGAATAAAAGCTGTTAACATAATTAATGAACCTCGTATATTCAAAGGCATTTTTGCCATCATCAAgccttttctgaaggaaaagataGCAAACCGG ttttttcttcATGGCTCTGACCTGAATTCTCTTCATCAAAACATTCCTCCAGTGATTCTCCCTGAAGAATACGGGGGTACTGCAGGGAAGCTGGACATCTCAGCATGGAacgagctgctgctggcctctGAAGAGGATTTCCTGCTTGACTTCTCACAGCTGGTTCTCCCGTGTGACAGCTCTCCCCATGACATGCTAGTGAGCGGGGATGCTGATGAAAAGCAATGTGATGATTCCTTGCGAGGCATGAAACCCCAGCTCTATTACTGCTACTAA
- the SERINC3 gene encoding serine incorporator 3, producing MGAVLGVCSLASWIPCLCGGASCLLCRCCPNSKNSTVTRLIYALLLLLSTAVACIMLAPGMEEQLKKVPGFCDEGLHTRIPHLNGFVSCDVFVGYRAVYRISFAMAVFFFVFSLLMIAVKTSNDPRAAVHNGFWFFKIAAIVGIMVGAFYIPEGPFTRAWFAIGVCGAFCFILIQLVFLVDFAHSWNESWVGRMEEGNSKCWYAALLSCTSLFYGLSVVFVVLFYVFYTTPEDCTENKFFISFNMILCIAVSVVSIVPKVQEYQPRSGLLQSSIITFYTMYLTWSAMSNEPERNCNPSLLNIITQIATPTIAPANTTVIPATPAPPKSLQWWDGQSIVGLVIFVFCLLYSSIRSSSNSQVNKLTLSASDSAILEEAGGTGSGAAEEGEVRRVVDNEKDGVQYNYAFFHFMLFLASLYIMMTLTNWYSPDADFKTMTSKWPAVWVKITSSWVCLLLYLWTLVAPLVLTNRNFN from the exons ATGGGGGCGGTGCTGGGGGTTTGCTCCTTGGCCAGCTGG ATTCCCTGTCTGTGCGGCGgtgcctcctgcctgctgtgccGATGCTGTCCCAACAGCAAGAACTCCACCGTGACGCGCCTCATCTAtgcccttctcctcctccttagCACGGCTGTTGCCTGCATTATGCTGGCACCGGGGATGGAGGAACAGCTGAAAAAG GTACCTGGATTTTGTGATGAGGGGCTTCACACTCGGATCCCACATCTGAATGGCTTTGTCAGCTGTGATGTGTTTGTTGGATACAGAGCTGTCTACCGAATCAGCTTTGCCAtggcagtgtttttctttgtcttctctctGCTCATGATAGCTGTGAAAACAAGTAATGATCCAAGAGCTGCAGTGCACAATGG GTTCTGGTTCTTCAAAATAGCTGCCATTGTGGGCATCATGGTCGGAGCATTTTACATTCCTGAAGGGCCTTTCACAAGAG CCTGGTTTGCTATTGGTGTTTGTGGAGCCTTCTGCTTCATTCTGATCCAGTTGGTGTTTCTTGTGGACTTTGCTCACTCCTGGAATGAGAGCTGGGTTgggaggatggaggagggaaATTCGAAGTGTTGGTATGCAG ctctgctgtcctgTACAAGCTTGTTCTATGGCTTGTCAGTGGTTTTCGTTGTGCTCTTTTATGTTTTCTATACAACACCTGAGGATTGCACTGAGAACAAATTCTTCATAAGCTTCAATATGATCCTGTGCATTGCTGTATCTGTTGTTTCCATCGTTCCAAAAGTTCAg GAATATCAGCCTCGATCTGGCCTCCTCCAGTCCTCTATTATTACCTTTTACACCATGTATCTCACTTGGTCAGCCATGTCCAACGAGCCTG AACGGAACTGTAACCCAAGTCTGCTGAACATCATTACCCAGATAGCTACACCTACAATTGCTCCAGCAAACACCACTGTCATACCTGCTACTCCAGCTCCACCCAAGTCCCTGCAGTGGTGGGATGGCCAGAGTATTGTTGGATTGGTCATATTTGTCTTCTGCCTCCTGTATTCCAG TATTCGCTCTTCAAGTAACAGCCAAGTGAACAAACTGACCCTGTCTGCAAGTGACAGTGCCATTCTGGAGGAGGCTGGGGGAACAGGCAGCGgggctgcagaggaaggagaagtgCGCCGTGTCGTGGATAATGAAAAAGATGGTGTCCAGTACAACTAtgctttctttcacttcatGCTCTTTCTTGCCTCTCTGTACATCATGATGACACTCACAAACTGGTACAG ccCTGATGcggattttaaaacaatgaCAAGTAAGTGGCCAGCCGTGTGGGTGAAGATAACCTCCAGCTGGGTTTGCCTCCTTCTCTACCTTTGGACCCTGGTGGCTCCCCTTGTCCTTACTAACAGGAACTTCAATTAA